A single window of Pseudophryne corroboree isolate aPseCor3 chromosome 5, aPseCor3.hap2, whole genome shotgun sequence DNA harbors:
- the PDP1 gene encoding pyruvate dehyrogenase phosphatase catalytic subunit 1 isoform X1 has protein sequence MFAACCDGRMCVCPGPRRIGFPGRSCSPSLLLDAMSVPTQLLFPRIRNCDLGRICSSVCHCHHNPLCCRSRFPPFKPPRCRLNGNFASAFHRAKEQCVQLRQYVTTPQRFYLTPPQVNSILKANEYSFKVPEFDGKNISSILGFDSNQLPANAPIEDRRSAATCLQTRGMLLGVFDGHAGCACAQAVSERLFYYIAVSLLPQETLLEIEHAVENGRALLPILQWHKHPNDYFSKEASKLYFNSLRTYWQELIDLNTGETTDVKEALINSFKRLDNDLSLEAQVGDPNSFLNYWVLRVAFSGATACVAHVDGVDLHIANTGDSRALLGVQEEDGSWSAVTMSHDHNAQNESEVQRLKSEHPKSEEKSVVKQDRLLGLLMPFRAFGDVKFKWSIDLQKRVVESGPDQLNDNEYTKFIPPNYHTPPYLSAEPEVIYHKLRPKDKFLILATDGLWETMHRQDVVRIVGEHLTGVHHQQPIAVGGYKVTLGQMHGLLMERRARISSVFEDQNAATHLIRHAVGNNEFGAVDHERLSKMLSLPEELARMYRDDITIIVVQFNSHVVGAYQKQ, from the exons ATGTTCGCAGCTTGTTGTGACGGGAGAATGTGTGTGTGCCCCGGGCCCAGGCGGATCG GTTTCCCAGGCAGAAGTTGCTCTCCATCATTACTACTTgatgcgatgtctgttccaacacaGCTTTTGTTTCCTCGCATAAGGAACTGTGACCTTGGCAGGATCTGTAGCTCTGTCTGTCACTGCCACCACAATCCACTCTGCTGTCGGTCTCGTTTCCCACCTTTTAAGCCACCCCGATGTAGACTAAACGGGAACTTTGCTTCAGCCTTTCACAGAGCCAAGGAGCAGTGTGTGCAGCTGAGGCAATATGTCACTACTCCACAAAGATTTTACTTGACCCCTCCCCAGGTCAACAGTATTTTGAAAGCCAATGAATACAGTTTTAAAGTTCCAGAATTTGATGGCAAAAAtatcagttcaattcttggctttGACAGTAACCAGTTGCCAGCTAATGCCCCAATTGAAGATCGGAGGAGTGCGGCTACTTGTTTGCAAACCAGAGGCATGCTACTTGGCGTGTTTGATGGTCATGCTGGTTGTGCTTGTGCTCAGGCAGTTAGTGAAAGACTGTTCTATTATATTGCTGTTTCGTTGCTACCTCAAGAGACTCTGCTTGAGATAGAACATGCTGTCGAAAATGGACGGGCCTTGTTGCCCATTTTGCAATGGCACAAACATCCAAACGATTACTTTAGTAAGGAGGCATCAAAGCTCTACTTCAACAGTTTACGGACCTACTGGCAGGAGCTGATTGACCTAAACACGGGGGAGACCACCGATGTTAAGGAGGCATTGATCAATTCATTTAAGAGACTTGATAATGATTTGTCTTTGGAAGCCCAAGTTGGAGATCCCAACTCTTTCTTGAACTACTGGGTCCTACGGGTCGCCTTCTCAGGAGCGACCGCATGTGTGGCTCATGTTGACGGTGTAGACTTGCATATAGCGAACACAGGAGATAGTCGTGCTCTTCTTGGAGTCCAAGAAGAAGATGGGTCTTGGTCTGCTGTGACCATGTCACATGatcataatgcccagaatgagtcTGAAGTACAACGCCTCAAGTCCGAGCATCCGAAGTCTGAAGAGAAGAGTGTTGTGAAGCAAGACAGACTCCTCGGGCTGCTGATGCCCTTCAGAGCTTTTGGGGATGTGAAATTCAAGTGGAGCATTGACCTTCAGAAACGTGTTGTAGAGTCTGGCCCAGACCAGCTAAATGACAATGAATACACCAAGTtcatccctcccaactatcataccCCTCCATACTTATCTGCTGAACCTGAAGTCATATACCACAAATTACGACCTAAAGACAAGTTCCTCATATTGGCTACAGATGGGCTTTGGGAGACCATGCACAGGCAGGATGTGGTGAGAATTGTTGGTGAACATCTGACTGGCGTTCACCACCAGCAGCCTATAGCAGTAGGAGGATATAAAGTTACCCTGGGGCAGATGCATGGCCTCCTCATGGAAAGGAGGGCAAGGATCTCTTCCGTTTTTGAAGATCAAAATGCAGCTACCCATCTCATACGACATGCCGTGGGCAACAATGAGTTTGGCGCTGTTGACCACGAGCGACTATCAAAAATGCTTAGTCTTCCAGAAGAATTAGCCCGGATGTACAGAGATGATATTACAATTATAGTAGTGCAGTTTAATTCCCATGTTGTTGGAGCATATCAAAAACAGTGA
- the PDP1 gene encoding pyruvate dehyrogenase phosphatase catalytic subunit 1 isoform X2 has translation MSVPTQLLFPRIRNCDLGRICSSVCHCHHNPLCCRSRFPPFKPPRCRLNGNFASAFHRAKEQCVQLRQYVTTPQRFYLTPPQVNSILKANEYSFKVPEFDGKNISSILGFDSNQLPANAPIEDRRSAATCLQTRGMLLGVFDGHAGCACAQAVSERLFYYIAVSLLPQETLLEIEHAVENGRALLPILQWHKHPNDYFSKEASKLYFNSLRTYWQELIDLNTGETTDVKEALINSFKRLDNDLSLEAQVGDPNSFLNYWVLRVAFSGATACVAHVDGVDLHIANTGDSRALLGVQEEDGSWSAVTMSHDHNAQNESEVQRLKSEHPKSEEKSVVKQDRLLGLLMPFRAFGDVKFKWSIDLQKRVVESGPDQLNDNEYTKFIPPNYHTPPYLSAEPEVIYHKLRPKDKFLILATDGLWETMHRQDVVRIVGEHLTGVHHQQPIAVGGYKVTLGQMHGLLMERRARISSVFEDQNAATHLIRHAVGNNEFGAVDHERLSKMLSLPEELARMYRDDITIIVVQFNSHVVGAYQKQ, from the coding sequence atgtctgttccaacacaGCTTTTGTTTCCTCGCATAAGGAACTGTGACCTTGGCAGGATCTGTAGCTCTGTCTGTCACTGCCACCACAATCCACTCTGCTGTCGGTCTCGTTTCCCACCTTTTAAGCCACCCCGATGTAGACTAAACGGGAACTTTGCTTCAGCCTTTCACAGAGCCAAGGAGCAGTGTGTGCAGCTGAGGCAATATGTCACTACTCCACAAAGATTTTACTTGACCCCTCCCCAGGTCAACAGTATTTTGAAAGCCAATGAATACAGTTTTAAAGTTCCAGAATTTGATGGCAAAAAtatcagttcaattcttggctttGACAGTAACCAGTTGCCAGCTAATGCCCCAATTGAAGATCGGAGGAGTGCGGCTACTTGTTTGCAAACCAGAGGCATGCTACTTGGCGTGTTTGATGGTCATGCTGGTTGTGCTTGTGCTCAGGCAGTTAGTGAAAGACTGTTCTATTATATTGCTGTTTCGTTGCTACCTCAAGAGACTCTGCTTGAGATAGAACATGCTGTCGAAAATGGACGGGCCTTGTTGCCCATTTTGCAATGGCACAAACATCCAAACGATTACTTTAGTAAGGAGGCATCAAAGCTCTACTTCAACAGTTTACGGACCTACTGGCAGGAGCTGATTGACCTAAACACGGGGGAGACCACCGATGTTAAGGAGGCATTGATCAATTCATTTAAGAGACTTGATAATGATTTGTCTTTGGAAGCCCAAGTTGGAGATCCCAACTCTTTCTTGAACTACTGGGTCCTACGGGTCGCCTTCTCAGGAGCGACCGCATGTGTGGCTCATGTTGACGGTGTAGACTTGCATATAGCGAACACAGGAGATAGTCGTGCTCTTCTTGGAGTCCAAGAAGAAGATGGGTCTTGGTCTGCTGTGACCATGTCACATGatcataatgcccagaatgagtcTGAAGTACAACGCCTCAAGTCCGAGCATCCGAAGTCTGAAGAGAAGAGTGTTGTGAAGCAAGACAGACTCCTCGGGCTGCTGATGCCCTTCAGAGCTTTTGGGGATGTGAAATTCAAGTGGAGCATTGACCTTCAGAAACGTGTTGTAGAGTCTGGCCCAGACCAGCTAAATGACAATGAATACACCAAGTtcatccctcccaactatcataccCCTCCATACTTATCTGCTGAACCTGAAGTCATATACCACAAATTACGACCTAAAGACAAGTTCCTCATATTGGCTACAGATGGGCTTTGGGAGACCATGCACAGGCAGGATGTGGTGAGAATTGTTGGTGAACATCTGACTGGCGTTCACCACCAGCAGCCTATAGCAGTAGGAGGATATAAAGTTACCCTGGGGCAGATGCATGGCCTCCTCATGGAAAGGAGGGCAAGGATCTCTTCCGTTTTTGAAGATCAAAATGCAGCTACCCATCTCATACGACATGCCGTGGGCAACAATGAGTTTGGCGCTGTTGACCACGAGCGACTATCAAAAATGCTTAGTCTTCCAGAAGAATTAGCCCGGATGTACAGAGATGATATTACAATTATAGTAGTGCAGTTTAATTCCCATGTTGTTGGAGCATATCAAAAACAGTGA